In Chlorocebus sabaeus isolate Y175 chromosome 11, mChlSab1.0.hap1, whole genome shotgun sequence, one DNA window encodes the following:
- the LOC103218617 gene encoding taste receptor type 2 member 64 codes for MMYFLFIILSILLVFAFVLGNFANGFIALVNVIDWVKIRKISLVDQILTALVIYRIGLLWAILLYWYATVFNSALRSSAVRIFASNISAIIDHFSIWLAASLSIFYLLKIASFSNLIFLHLQKRIKSVVRVMLLGPLVFLICNLAVVTMDEGVWTKEYEGNVTWKIKLKNTIHLSNLTISTLANLIPFTLTLICFLLLICSLCKHLKKMQLHGKGSQDLSTKVHIKSLQTVISFLMLFAIYFLCLITLTWSPWKQQSKLVFLLCQTLAIMYPSFHSFILIMGNRKLKQIFLSVLWQVTC; via the coding sequence ATGATGTATTTTCTGTTCATCATTTTATCAATTCTGTTAGTGTTTGCATTTGTTCTTGGAAATTTTGCCAATGGCTTCATAGCTCTAGTAAATGTCATTGACTGGGTTAAGATTCGAAAGATTTCCTTAGTTGACCAAATTCTCACTGCTCTCGTGATCTACAGAATTGGTTTACTCTGGGCCATATTATTATATTGGTATGCAACTGTGTTTAATTCGGCTTTACGTAGTTCAGCAGTAAGAATTTTTGCTTCTAATATCTCGGCAATAATCGACCATTTCAGCATCTGGCTTGCTGCTAGTCTCAGCATATTTTATTTGCTCAAGATTGCCAGTTTCTCCAACCTTATTTTTCTCCACCTACAGAAGAGAATTAAGAGTGTTGTTCGAGTGATGCTGTTGGGGCCCTTGGTATTTTTGATTTGTAATCTTGCTGTGGTAACCATGGATGAGGGTGTGTGGACAAAAGAATATGAAGGAAATGTGACTTGGAAGATCAAATTGAAGAATACAATACACCTTTCAAACTTGACTATAAGCACGCTAGCAAACCTCATACCCTTCACTCTGACCCTAATATgttttctgctgttaatctgttCTCTGTGTAAACACCTCAAGAAGATGCAGCTCCATGGCAAAGGTTCTCAAGATCTCAGCACCAAGGTCCACATAAAATCTCTGCAAACTGTGATCTCCTTCCTCATGTTGTTTGCCATTTACTTTCTGTGTCTAATCACTTTAACCTGGAGTCCTTGGAAACAGCAGAGCAAACTTGTATTCCTGCTTTGCCAAACTCTTGCAATCATGTATCCTTCATTCCACTCATTCATCCTGATTATGGGAAATAGGAAACTAAAACagatctttctttcagttttgtggCAGGTGACATGCTGA